ACGATACAGAGCAGCTTGTTGGGCTCCGGGTTGTTCATTTCATAGAAGAAGACACTCATGAGTCCCATGATGCCGCCCAGGTACATGATGCCGGGCACACCGAGGTTAAGGTTACCGGATTTCTCAGCCAGGGTCTCACCGGTGGACCCGTAGAGAATCACGGTGCCGAACATGATACCGGCCTGCAACAGTGCGATTAGTTGTGTCATGCCTGTACCTCCTTGTGCTTGCCGCGCCTGAATTTGACTTGATAGTCAATGAAGAACTCACTACCCATCACGAAGAAGAGGATGATACCCACCAGCATATTGGACACGTGGTTGTTCAAGTTGTAACGGGAAGCGATTTCAATCGCACCTTTATCCAAAAAGATCAACAGGGCTGAGAAGAGTATCATCACAAAGGGATTAAACTTGGCAAGCCAGGCTACGATGATGGCGGTAAAGCCCCGGCCGCCGGCAGTGCTGGTAGAAATGGTATGACTGGCGCCGGCTACCGCCAAAAACCCGGCCAGGCCGCAAATAGCGCCGGAAAGGAAAGTAGTGCGCATGATCACCTTAGGCACATTCATCGCGGCATAGCGGGCGGTATTCTCACTTTCACCTACCACAGCTATTTCATATCCCTGCTTGCTATAGCGCAAGTAGAGGTACATGAGCACCGTCAGCGTGAGGACCAGGATCACGTTTAAAGCATAAGCTTGGCCGAACATTTCCGGGAACCAGCCGATCTTGGTCCTGGGGTTGATGACACCTACCGTATTAGAACCGATGGGGTTTTCCCAAAGAGCCACAAAATAGGCGGTCAACTGGATGGCAATATAGTTCATCATCAAGGTAAACAAGGTTTCATTGGTACCCCATTTCGCTTTGAAGTAACCGGGAATGAGGCACCAAATACCACCTACCAGAAGGCTCAGCACAAACATCAGGGGCAGCATCTGGGCCGTGGTAAGGGTCTTGCTCATGTTGATCATGATGAAAGCTGAAGCAATACCCCCCACCAGGATCTGGCCTTCCGCCCCGATGTTCCAGAAGCGCATTTTAAAGGCCGGTGCCAACCCGAGAGCAATACAGAGAAGCATCATCATATCCCGGATGGTTACCCACATGCGCTTATTAGTACCGAAGGCACCCTCAAACATGGCCCCGTAAACCTTAAGGGGGTTCATTTTCACAATGGCGAAAATGATGATGGCGCAGACCACCAGGGCAGCCGCCAAGGCAAGGGCCCGGATGCCCATAGCCTGCCACACGGGCAACGGCGCACCGCGTTTGGAAATGCGAATGAAGGGTTCAGCGTATTTATGCTCTTTACTCATGCCGTCGCCTCCTTACTCAGGTGGGTCATCATTAGACCGACTTCTTCTTT
The window above is part of the Clostridia bacterium genome. Proteins encoded here:
- a CDS encoding ABC transporter permease, producing MSKEHKYAEPFIRISKRGAPLPVWQAMGIRALALAAALVVCAIIIFAIVKMNPLKVYGAMFEGAFGTNKRMWVTIRDMMMLLCIALGLAPAFKMRFWNIGAEGQILVGGIASAFIMINMSKTLTTAQMLPLMFVLSLLVGGIWCLIPGYFKAKWGTNETLFTLMMNYIAIQLTAYFVALWENPIGSNTVGVINPRTKIGWFPEMFGQAYALNVILVLTLTVLMYLYLRYSKQGYEIAVVGESENTARYAAMNVPKVIMRTTFLSGAICGLAGFLAVAGASHTISTSTAGGRGFTAIIVAWLAKFNPFVMILFSALLIFLDKGAIEIASRYNLNNHVSNMLVGIILFFVMGSEFFIDYQVKFRRGKHKEVQA